The following are encoded in a window of Roseisolibacter agri genomic DNA:
- a CDS encoding DinB family protein, producing the protein MSTAAASSPAAYTGSAAIALTPEALRAHWQGHRRLTRRVIEAFPEDQLFTFAVGGMRSFGVLALEMLSMAAPMVRGSVTGEWETTFDRAPRPKAELLKAWDESTAEIDALWGQIPPARFQETTTAFGQYTAPLYELLLYCVDNEIHHRGQGYVYLRALGITPPPFFERE; encoded by the coding sequence GTGTCCACCGCCGCCGCATCCTCACCCGCCGCCTACACGGGGTCCGCCGCCATCGCCCTGACGCCGGAGGCGCTGCGCGCGCACTGGCAGGGCCACCGCCGGCTGACGCGCCGGGTGATCGAGGCGTTCCCCGAGGACCAGCTCTTCACCTTCGCGGTGGGCGGCATGCGGTCGTTCGGCGTGCTCGCCCTGGAGATGCTGAGCATGGCCGCGCCGATGGTGCGGGGGAGCGTGACGGGCGAGTGGGAGACGACGTTCGACCGCGCCCCGCGCCCGAAGGCCGAGCTGCTGAAGGCGTGGGACGAGAGCACGGCGGAGATCGACGCGCTCTGGGGGCAGATCCCGCCGGCGCGCTTCCAGGAGACGACGACCGCGTTCGGCCAGTACACGGCGCCGCTCTACGAGCTGCTGCTGTACTGCGTGGACAACGAGATCCACCACCGCGGGCAGGGCTACGTGTACCTGCGCGCGCTGGGGATCACGCCGCCGCCGTTCTTCGAGCGGGAGTGA